A window from Musa acuminata AAA Group cultivar baxijiao chromosome BXJ3-10, Cavendish_Baxijiao_AAA, whole genome shotgun sequence encodes these proteins:
- the LOC135651920 gene encoding uncharacterized protein LOC135651920 isoform X1: protein MIKMMVLVSSSVCLKDMGCISRYAKIHVEGGSLAAKCKEGPPYPSTRVSDSSEELLVKEQNNRGGRSEEQMSARPQFTITLGRSGQVVKRARPIVDGSHSVDDMPSLGGKRSVRERLESNTANYNSYRRQYENKRQRTDGHDSRFINKNMRDKQIKTDHRVGRDDLRWKLMKKSLSRRNLDAEGQRDVDLREKLSRNVQASSRSDSRQHVTESSASGLGRRIPSTRSADDLLELDSHRKSYTWTSDRQRLGSPDRFISTQRHMPPSRRYEELRHASAIRSIDASRPSSFLTNSGIGDASRSLNFMAKDMSVNANPVVRAPAPGIIEPRSVLKPEEPLTVASLLHSLGLGKYAILFQAEEVDMTALRQMGDTDLKELGIPMGPRKILLAALSHARQRQR, encoded by the exons ATGATCAAGATGATGGTATTAGTATCTTCTTCTGTTTGTCTCAAGGACATGGGTTGCATCAGTAGATATGCAAAGATCCATGTGGAAGGAGGATCTCTAGCAGCGAAGTGCAAAGAAGGCCCTCCATATCCTTCTACAAG GGTTTCTGATTCGAGCGAGGAATTGCTagtgaaggaacaaaataatcgAGGAGGACGATCAGAAGAGCAGATGTCCGCTCGCCCCCAGTTCACCATTACTCTAGGCCGAAGCGGTCAG GTTGTCAAGAGAGCAAGACCTATAGTTGATGGTAGTCATTCTGTTGATGACATGCCTTCCTTAGGAGGCAAAAGGTCGGTGAGAGAAAGGTTGGAAAGTAACACGGCCAATTACAATTCTTATAGAAGGCAGTACGAAAACAAACG TCAAAGGACTGACGGCCATGATTCAAGATTCATTAATAAGAATATGAGGGACAAACAAATCAAAACTG ATCATCGGGTTGGAAGAGATGATCTGAGATGGAAACTTATGAAGAAAAGCTTATCTCGAAGAAATCTTGATGCTGAAGGACAACGTGATGTCGACCTACGTGAAAAACTCTCTCGAAATGTACAGGCTTCTAGCAGATCTGATTCCCGACAACATGTAACAGAATCAAGTGCCTCTGGCCTTGGAAGGAGAATACCTTCCACAAGAAGTGCAGATGATTTACTGGAATTGGATTCACATAGAAAGTCTTAcacttggacgtcggaccggcagAGGCTTGGTTCTCCGGATAGGTTTATCAGCACTCAAAGGCACATGCCTCCTTCTAGAAGATATGAGGAGCTGCGGCATGCATCTGCTATAAGATCTATAGATGCTTCTAGACCCTCTAGTTTTCTGACAAATAGTGGGATAGGTGATGCTTCCAGATCTCTTAATTTTATGGCGAAGGACATGAGTGTGAATGCAAATCCGGTTGTTCGAGCTCCTGCACCAGGGATTATTGAGCCAAGAAGTGTCCTTAAG CCTGAGGAACCTCTTACAGTTGCTAGCTTGCTACATTCATTAGGGCTTGGAAAATATGCCATACTCTTTCAGGCAGAAGAG
- the LOC135651115 gene encoding cyclin-D2-1-like isoform X1: protein MPFTPSDHASCGDLLCREDASVLAGDSPGGAVGLVEFPDESDESIAGLIEAETDYSPGFDYPDRFRSKSLDSAARQEAVAWILKVHVYYGFRPLTAYLAVNYLDRFLSSHRLPQNEWALQLLSVACLSLAAKLEETLLPSLLDLQVEGAKFIFEPRTILRMELLVLNALNWRLRSVTPFTFIKFFVHKIDPAGKYARSLVSRVTEITLATTKDIKFLSHRPSSLAAASIICATDEVKDLTFVNPGIAASWCTGLIEEGIADCYQSLKQVIVDITRREPPMILPQLRVTTPMNMGPSVSSSSSPPNKRRKLNNNC, encoded by the exons ATGCCGTTCACGCCATCAGACCACGCCTCCTGCGGCGACCTTTTGTGCAGGGAAGACGCTAGTGTACTCGCCGGAGACTCGCCGGGCGGCGCCGTGGGTCTGGTCGAGTTCCCCGATGAATCGGACGAATCCATCGCCGGGCTCATAGAGGCGGAGACGGACTACTCGCCCGGGTTCGACTACCCGGACCGGTTCCGGTCCAAATCGCTCGACTCGGCGGCGCGCCAGGAGGCCGTCGCCTGGATCCTCAAG GTGCATGTGTACTACGGTTTCCGTCCATTGACGGCGTATCTTGCCGTTAACTACTTGGATCGCTTCCTCTCTTCTCACCGCTTACCG CAAAATGAATGGGCATTGCAACTTCTGTCGGTGGCATGCCTCTCCCTGGCTGCAAAATTGGAGGAGACCCTGCTCCCATCCCTATTAGACTTGCAG GTTGAGGGTGCAAAGTTCATTTTCGAACCTCGCACAATTCTCAGAATGGAGCTTCTTGTGCTCAATGCATTGAACTGGAGACTGCGATCTGTGACACCCTTCACTTTCATTAAATTCTTTGTTCACAAGATCGACCCTGCAGGAAAGTATGCAAGATCTTTGGTTTCACGGGTCACCGAAATTACATTGGCAACAACGAAAG ACATAAAGTTCCTAAGTCACCGCCCATCATCACTTGCTGCAGCTTCCATTATTTGTGCGACCGATGAGGTTAAGGATCTAACATTTGTTAATCCTGGAATTGCAGCATCGTGGTGCACCGGATTAATAGAG GAAGGGATTGCCGATTGCTATCAATCGCTGAAGCAAGTAATTGTCGATATCACGAGGAGAGAGCCTCCAATGATTCTTCCGCAACTCAGAGTTACCACCCCAATGAACATGGGGCCAAGTGTATCATCCTCTTCTTCCCCACCCAATAAaagaaggaagctgaacaacaatTGCTGA
- the LOC135651115 gene encoding cyclin-D2-1-like isoform X2, with the protein MPFTPSDHASCGDLLCREDASVLAGDSPGGAVGLVEFPDESDESIAGLIEAETDYSPGFDYPDRFRSKSLDSAARQEAVAWILKVHVYYGFRPLTAYLAVNYLDRFLSSHRLPQNEWALQLLSVACLSLAAKLEETLLPSLLDLQVEGAKFIFEPRTILRMELLVLNALNWRLRSVTPFTFIKFFVHKIDPAGKYARSLVSRVTEITLATTKASIICATDEVKDLTFVNPGIAASWCTGLIEEGIADCYQSLKQVIVDITRREPPMILPQLRVTTPMNMGPSVSSSSSPPNKRRKLNNNC; encoded by the exons ATGCCGTTCACGCCATCAGACCACGCCTCCTGCGGCGACCTTTTGTGCAGGGAAGACGCTAGTGTACTCGCCGGAGACTCGCCGGGCGGCGCCGTGGGTCTGGTCGAGTTCCCCGATGAATCGGACGAATCCATCGCCGGGCTCATAGAGGCGGAGACGGACTACTCGCCCGGGTTCGACTACCCGGACCGGTTCCGGTCCAAATCGCTCGACTCGGCGGCGCGCCAGGAGGCCGTCGCCTGGATCCTCAAG GTGCATGTGTACTACGGTTTCCGTCCATTGACGGCGTATCTTGCCGTTAACTACTTGGATCGCTTCCTCTCTTCTCACCGCTTACCG CAAAATGAATGGGCATTGCAACTTCTGTCGGTGGCATGCCTCTCCCTGGCTGCAAAATTGGAGGAGACCCTGCTCCCATCCCTATTAGACTTGCAG GTTGAGGGTGCAAAGTTCATTTTCGAACCTCGCACAATTCTCAGAATGGAGCTTCTTGTGCTCAATGCATTGAACTGGAGACTGCGATCTGTGACACCCTTCACTTTCATTAAATTCTTTGTTCACAAGATCGACCCTGCAGGAAAGTATGCAAGATCTTTGGTTTCACGGGTCACCGAAATTACATTGGCAACAACGAAAG CTTCCATTATTTGTGCGACCGATGAGGTTAAGGATCTAACATTTGTTAATCCTGGAATTGCAGCATCGTGGTGCACCGGATTAATAGAG GAAGGGATTGCCGATTGCTATCAATCGCTGAAGCAAGTAATTGTCGATATCACGAGGAGAGAGCCTCCAATGATTCTTCCGCAACTCAGAGTTACCACCCCAATGAACATGGGGCCAAGTGTATCATCCTCTTCTTCCCCACCCAATAAaagaaggaagctgaacaacaatTGCTGA
- the LOC135651330 gene encoding xyloglucan O-acetyltransferase 3-like, translating into MEWSVIQRKVGPLLWLLVISTILALFIMHSSSTFSISIKAVLTQSPLVTTSDVSNQSPSLPANTSGVTPVHNSSSSPQLSADGNEEQCDTSKGKWVKEAGASIYTNLTCPTYPDINNCGKYGKDQSYLYWRWQPDSCDIPRFEPETFLNIVRGKKMAFIGDSLARNQIDSLLCLLSQAETPREVSRDSIGKYVTWYFPPHDFTLMVMWTEYFVEARPTIINGTASNSFEIHLDKVSTNWAEKLPGVDYAVLSGGNWFFRGIHLYEEGKMIGCVNCRGQNLTEFDVTVTIRRALRTALQYISSCKDCEGLVTFLRTFTSSHFENGSWLTGGYCNRTRPLNETRILLDDVAWEIRKIQLEEIERVRRQESGGKMRFGVLDVTKAMMLRADAHPGDHWTKKSKASVNDCLHWCLPGPIDMWSDLLLATLEKNFLPS; encoded by the exons ATGGAGTGGAGTGTGATCCAGAGGAAGGTCGGCCCTCTGCTGTGGCTACTGGTCATCTCCACCATCCTTGCCCTCTTCATCATGCATTCATCCTCCACTTTCAGCATCAGTATCAAAGCTGTTCTCACCCAAAGCCCTCTCGTCACCACCAGTGATGTCTCAAACCAAAGCCCTTCTCTCCCTGCTAACACCAGCGGTGTGACGCCAGTGCACAACAGTTCTTCCTCCCCACAACTCTCCGCTG ATGGCAACGAAGAGCAATGCGACACATCGAAGGGCAAGTGGGTGAAAGAAGCAGGAGCATCGATCTACACCAACCTGACATGCCCGACGTACCCTGATATCAATAACTGCGGCAAGTATGGCAAGGATCAGAGCTATTTGTATTGGCGATGGCAACCGGATAGTTGCGACATACCGAGGTTTGAGCCCGAGACGTTCTTGAACATAGTTAGAGGGAAGAAGATGGCCTTCATCGGAGACTCCCTGGCCCGGAATCAGATCGATTCTTTGCTATGTCTCCTGTCTCAG GCAGAGACTCCAAGGGAAGTTTCCAGGGATTCAATTGGGAAATACGTGACATGGTACTTCCCACCGCATGATTTCACCCTCATGGTCATGTGGACAGAGTATTTCGTAGAAGCGAGACCGACAATCATAAATGGAACAGCTTCAAACTCATTTGAGATTCACCTGGACAAGGTGAGCACCAATTGGGCAGAGAAGCTTCCTGGTGTAGATTATGCCGTCCTCTCCGGTGGCAACTGGTTCTTCAGAGGGATCCATTTGTATGAAGAGGGAAAGATGATCGGTTGCGTCAACTGCAGGGGGCAAAACCTGACAGAGTTCGACGTCACTGTGACCATCAGAAGGGCGCTCAGAACAGCCCTGCAGTACATAAGTTCATGCAAGGATTGTGAAGGGCTTGTCACCTTCTTGAGGACCTTCACATCGTCACACTTTGAGAATGGCTCTTGGCTCACCGGAGGATACTGCAATAGGACTCGGCCATTGAATGAGACTCGGATACTCCTGGATGATGTCGCCTGGGAGATAAGAAAGATTCAGTTGGAAGAGATCGAGAGAGTAAGACGACAAGAGAGCGGAGGGAAGATGAGGTTTGGGGTATTGGATGTCACCAAAGCTATGATGCTGAGGGCTGACGCGCATCCTGGGGATCACTGGACCAAGAAATCGAAGGCGAGTGTCAATGACTGCTTGCACTGGTGCTTGCCTGGGCCTATCGATATGTGGAGCGATCTACTGCTTGCGACTCTCGAGAAAAATTTTCTACCTTCTTAG
- the LOC103969720 gene encoding probable serine/threonine-protein kinase PBL28 — MPFNIVSAWNKRRRSKSHDHMDPWIYEPVDYWQLKGQKPSFGRRNCSSVFTLREMEEATSSFNEENLLGKGGFGRVYKGILRNGEVVAIKKMDLPPYKQTDGEREFRVEVDILSRLEHPNLVTLIGYCADGKDRFLVYEYMPNGNLQDYLNGIRETKMDWALRLKAALGAARALAYLHSSSAAGIPVVHRDFKSSNILLNEYFEAKISDFGLAKLMPNGEDIYATTKLLGTFGYFDPEYALTGKLTLQSDVYAYGVVLLELLTGRTAVELNRGPCEQNLLLQVRHLLNDRKKLRKVVDPDMAKSSYTMDSISMFVSLAARCVRMESSGRPSMAECVKELQLIICANTRV, encoded by the exons ATGCCTTTCAACATTGTTTCAGCATGGAACAAGAGACGAAGAAGCAAATCCCACGATCATATGGACCCTT GGATATATGAGCCTGTTGATTATTGGCAACTTAAAGGACAAAAACCCTCTTTCGGAAGGCGCAATTGCTCATCTGTTTTCACTCTCAGGGAAATGGAGGAGGCAACATCTTCATTTAACGAAGAGAACCTGCTCGGAAAAGGAGGATTTGGCCGGGTGTACAAGGGAATTCTCAGGAATGGAGAG GTTGTTGCGATCAAGAAGATGGATTTACCTCCTTATAAACAAACTGACGGTGAACGCGAGTTCCGAGTAGAAGTAGACATCTTGAGCAGACTGGAACATCCAAATTTGGTAACACTGATCGGATATTGTGCTGACGGGAAGGATAGGTTTCTCGTCTACGAGTACATGCCGAATGGAAACCTTCAAGATTATTTGAATG GAATTAGGGAAACAAAGATGGACTGGGCTTTGAGGCTGAAGGCAGCACTCGGAGCAGCGAGGGCTTTGGCTTATCTTCATTCCAGTTCTGCTGCTGGTATTCCTGTTGTGCATAGAGACTTCAAATCTTCCAACATTCTCTTGAATGAATACTTTGAGGCCAAG ATTTCTGACTTTGGACTTGCTAAGCTAATGCCGAACGGTGAGGATATATATGCAACCACAAAGCTCCTAGGTACTTTTGGCTACTTTGATCCTGAGTATGCATTG ACAGGAAAGCTCACCTTACAGAGTGATGTCTACGCCTATGGCGTCGTCCTGCTTGAACTGTTGACCGGTCGGACAGCAGTAGAACTCAACCGGGGTCCTTGTGAACAAAATCTTCTGTTACAG GTTCGACATCTATTAAATGATCGAAAGAAATTGCGAAAAGTGGTTGATCCTGACATGGCTAAAAGCTCATATACCATGGACTCCATCTCCATGTTTGTAAGCCTCGCCGCACGCTGTGTTCGCATGGAAAGCAGCGGGAGGCCATCCATGGCAGAGTGTGTGAAGGAGCTGCAACTCATCATATGCGCCAATACGAGAGTATAA